Part of the Pseudomonas lijiangensis genome is shown below.
TTGAGCTTGTTGGCCACCGGCAAGAGAATCAGGTTGGCCATGGCAACACCGTAAATGGTCGCCACGAAGGCCACCGCGATACCGCTGCCCAGCTGGCTTGGGTCGGCCAGGTTGCCCATCACATGGATCAGGCCCATGACCGCACCGATGATCCCCACGGTCGGCGCATAGCCGCCCATGCTTTCAAATACCTTGGCCGCCTGGATGTCGCGGGTTTCCTGGGTGATGAGATCCACTTCCAGAATACTGCGAATCGCCTCGGGCTCGGCACCGTCCACCAGCAACTGCAAGCCCTTGCGGGAATAGTTGTCGGGTTCGGTGTCGGCAACCGTTTCCAGCCCCAGCAGACCTTCCTTTCGAGCGGTGAGGCTCCAGGCAATAACCCGGTCGATACCACCCGCCAGATCGATGCGCGGCGGGAACAGGATCCAGCCGACGATTTGCATCGCACGCTTGAAAGCGCCCATCGATGACTGCAACAGCGAAGCACCCAGCGTACCGCCCACCACGATCAAGGCGGCCGGGCCGTTGACCAGCGCACTCAGGTGCCCGCCTTCCAGGAAGTTGCCACCAATGATGGCAACGAATGCCAGGATAAGACCGATAAGGCTCAGTACATCCATCAGAGACAGGCCTCGACCAGATGCCGACCGATATCGTCAAGGCTGTAAATCGCATCCGCCAGATCGGCTTTGACAATGGCCATCGGCATGCCGTAGATCACACAGCTCGCCTCGTCCTGCGCCCAGACGCTACTGCCACCCTGCTTGAGCAGGCGCGCACCTTCACGGCCGTCGGCGCCCATGCCGGTCAACACCACAGCCAGCACCTTGTCGCCATAGGACTTGGAGGCCGAACCGAAGGTGATGTCCACACAGGGTTTGTAATTGAGGCGTTCGTCACCCGGCAGGATTTTCACCGCGCCGCGACCATCCACCATCATCTGCTTGCCGCCCGGTGCCAGCAACGCCAGACCAGGACGCAGGATGTCGCCATCCTCCGCTTCCTTGACGCTGATCTTGCACAGCTTGTCCAGACGCTCGGCAAAGGCCTTGGTGAACGCTGCGGGCATGTGCTGGATCAGGACCAGAGGTGCCGGGAAATTGGCAGGCAACTGAGTCAGCACACGCTGCAAGGCAACCGGACCGCCCGTGGACGTGCCGATGGCCACCAGCTTGTAGGCCTTGCGCTTGGGTGCGCCTGAATGAGCCTGAGGGGCCGGTGCATGATGAGCTGGCGCATGAGCGGCTGGCGCGGGTGCCGTGCGAGAAGGCACGGTACGGGCTGGCGGCACAGGTGCGCGAGCTGGCGCGGCGGTCGGGGCAGGTGCTGGCGCAGCAGATGCCGGGGCCGGCGAACTCACGCCACTGAAACGACGATTGCTGCGCGCGATGCTGTTGATCTTCTCGCACAGCAGTTGCTTGACCTTCGTCGGGTTACGCGAAATGTCTTCGAAATTCTTGGGCAGGAAGTCCACTGCACCGGCGTCCAGGGCATCCAGCGTAACGCGGGCACCTTCATGGGTCAGTGAAGAGAACATCAGGACCGGAGTCGGGATGCGCTGCATGATGTGTCGAACCGACGTAATGCCATCCATCATCGGCATTTCGTAGTCCATGGTGATCACATCGGGCTTGAGCGCCAGAGCCTGTTCGATTGCTTCCTTGCCATTTGTCGCCGTACCGACGACCTGGATGTTGGGGTCCGAAGAAAGAATTTCCGATACGCGGCGGCGGAAGAAACCGGAATCATCCACCACCAGGACCTTGACTGCCATAAACACTCCAATAGGCGCAGCAGGCAGCTTGCGCTGCCCGCGACCCCAGAATCAAATACGCCGTGCGGCGTAACGCTTGAGCATGCTCGGTACATCCAGAATCAGGGCGATGCGACCGTCACCGGTGATGGTGGCGCCCGACATGCCTGGCGTACCTTGCAACATCTTGCCCAGCGGTTTGATAACCACTTCTTCCTGACCGACCAGCTGATCGACCACGAAGCCGATACGCTGGGTGCCCACCGAAAGGATCACCACATGGCCTTCATGCTGTTCTTCATGGGCAGCAGAGCTGATCAGCCAGCGCTTGAGATAGAACAGTGGCAGAGCCTTGTCACGAACGATCACGACTTCCTGGCCATCGACGACGTTGGTGGTCGACAGGTCCAGGTGGAAGATTTCGTTCACGTTGACCAACGGGAAGGCAAAAGCCTGGTTGCCCAACATGACCATCAGGGTCGGCATGATTGCCAGCGTCAGAGGCACCTTGATGACAATCTTGGAGCCCTGGCCCTTGGTGGAGTAGATGTTGATCGTACCGTTGAGCTGGGCAATCTTGGTTTTCACCACGTCCATGCCCACACCGCGTCCGGAGATGTCTGAAATCTCGGATTTGGTCGAGAAGCCCGGTGCAAAGATCAGGTTGTAGCAATCGGTATCGCTCAGGCGGTCGGCAGCATCCTTGTCCATCACGCCACGCTTCACAGCGATGGCACGCAGAACGTTGGGATCCAT
Proteins encoded:
- a CDS encoding flagellar motor protein, which translates into the protein MDVLSLIGLILAFVAIIGGNFLEGGHLSALVNGPAALIVVGGTLGASLLQSSMGAFKRAMQIVGWILFPPRIDLAGGIDRVIAWSLTARKEGLLGLETVADTEPDNYSRKGLQLLVDGAEPEAIRSILEVDLITQETRDIQAAKVFESMGGYAPTVGIIGAVMGLIHVMGNLADPSQLGSGIAVAFVATIYGVAMANLILLPVANKLKAIAHRQARYREMLLEGLLSIAEGENPRSIELKLQGFME
- a CDS encoding protein-glutamate methylesterase/protein-glutamine glutaminase, with the protein product MAVKVLVVDDSGFFRRRVSEILSSDPNIQVVGTATNGKEAIEQALALKPDVITMDYEMPMMDGITSVRHIMQRIPTPVLMFSSLTHEGARVTLDALDAGAVDFLPKNFEDISRNPTKVKQLLCEKINSIARSNRRFSGVSSPAPASAAPAPAPTAAPARAPVPPARTVPSRTAPAPAAHAPAHHAPAPQAHSGAPKRKAYKLVAIGTSTGGPVALQRVLTQLPANFPAPLVLIQHMPAAFTKAFAERLDKLCKISVKEAEDGDILRPGLALLAPGGKQMMVDGRGAVKILPGDERLNYKPCVDITFGSASKSYGDKVLAVVLTGMGADGREGARLLKQGGSSVWAQDEASCVIYGMPMAIVKADLADAIYSLDDIGRHLVEACL